The following are encoded in a window of Aphelocoma coerulescens isolate FSJ_1873_10779 unplaced genomic scaffold, UR_Acoe_1.0 HiC_scaffold_284, whole genome shotgun sequence genomic DNA:
- the LOC138101404 gene encoding zinc finger TRAF-type-containing protein 1-A, which yields MCAGCFIHLLADSRLKEEQATCPNCRCEISKSLCCRNLAVEKAVSELPAECGFCARQFPRSLLERHQKEECQDRVTQCRYKRIGCPWQGPFHELSVHESECTHPTKTGNELMDILDEMDQTRQKEMQLYNSIFSLLSFEKIGYTEVQFRPYRTDDFITRLYYETPRLTVLNQTWVLKARVNDSERNPNLSCKRTLSFQLILKSKVNSPMECSFLLLEGPYDDVKINPVIYHFVFSNESNETDYMALPIVDSVECNKLLAAKNINLRLFIFQIQK from the exons ATGTGCGCCGGCTGCTTCATCCACCTGCTGGCGGACTCGCggctcaaggaggagcaggCCACGTGCCCCAACTGCCGCTGCGAGATCTCCAAGAGCCTCTGCTGCCGCAACCTGGCCGTGGAGAAGGCGGTCAGCGAGCTGCCGGCCGAGTGCGGCTTCTGCGCCCGCCAGTTCCCCCGCTCGCTGCTCGAGAGGCACCAGAAGGAGGAGTGCCAGGAtag GGTGACGCAGTGCAGGTACAAACGCATcggctgcccctggcagggccctTTCCACGAGCTCTCCGTGCACGAATCCGAGTGCACGCATCCCACCAAAACCGGCAACGAGCTCATGGACATCCTGGACGAGATGGACCAAACGCGCCAGAAGGAGATGCAGCTCTACAACAGCATCTTCAGCCTGCTCAGCTTCGAGAAAATCGGATACACCG aggTCCAATTCCGCCCGTACCGCACCGACGACTTCATCACGCGCCTCTACTACGAGACGCCGCGCCTCACCGTGCTCAACCAGACCTGGGTGCTGAAGGCGCGCGTCAACGACTCCGAGCGCAACCCCAACCTGTCGTGCAAGCGCACGCTGAGCTTCCAGCTCATCCTCAAGAGCAAGGTCAACTCGCCCATGGAATGCTCCTTCCTGCTCCTCGAGGGGCCCTACGACGACGTCAAGATCAACCCCGTCATCTACCACTTCGTCTTCAGCAACGAGAGCAATGAGACCGACTACATGGCGCTGCCCATCGTCGACTCGGTGGAGTGTAACAAACTGCTGGCGGCCAAGAACATCAACCTCCGGCTTTTTATATTCCAgatccaaaaataa